In one Rhopalosiphum padi isolate XX-2018 chromosome 3, ASM2088224v1, whole genome shotgun sequence genomic region, the following are encoded:
- the LOC132926892 gene encoding uncharacterized protein LOC132926892, with translation MVVVDYTIHDRLRRNDHDQNGDKSQQLLLDEDAVVDFAIANFCPRLREAISALSRHKVGPLQQRVHLSDFQSSTLSSLPTDDLSSNTLPSRNDKFVLSLPYLYEENSPVSSHNFMVRWSIIAQCGRPDKAPEVILLETDNSSINLGYGDGTLRRTQQRRQYQTNQIIQERYWQQYVASDAFYIQCLTKWDKMNNNSSTLMQYCLLADQLYECYANFQLYKLKISLKSTPSMLQPPPQLVLAYTQYKQLTKLSKLNMAELDNVTTDINVEIFVDLENGINNYDDRRNQITSSATVRMRAIISIVSSEQTVSATPLTTEATEYNNENKILQLASVTGIFLPTSNKNTTKPSDNNATLNKKYVVRILSSKLCRSTPQGSMMSLMLNAITDQCLDTTMIDFVTYVRRVQQAAVQSYNYDSSNSHKDKPSSDVSDNYSMKLLLEALNEAFCDNPSNGNCLLDYQIDNDETSTKNTTSFIRFLLIDGDVVTETTQLKYILTIENNKKLQEKLQSSSDLENTYQFDTKESVPIIALRSVYDDESSDNYLNIDIDDIIETDKNPVKYNSELAKIIKTATINGMRKLRKDVLTPVLNRYNKEWTPTDPYFLASSSTPPPYPAIL, from the exons ATGGTAGTCGTTGACTATACAATCCACGATCGCCTCCGACGTAATGACCACGATCAGAATGGTGATAAAAGTCAACAATTATTGCTAGATGAAGATGCTGTGGTCGATTTCGCCATAGCAAACTTTTGTCCTCGACTACGTGAAGCCATAAGCGCTCTTTCACGGCATAAAGTTG gtCCATTACAACAACGCGTGCATTTATCAGATTTTCAAAGTTCTACCTTATCTTCTTTACCGACAGATGATCTTAGTTCTAATACACTACCTTCTCGCAACGACAAGTTTGTCCTTTCCTTACCATATTTATATGAAGAAAATTCACCAGTATCCAGTCATAATTTTATGGTACGATGGTCTATAATAGCACAGTGTGGCCGTCCAGATAAGGCTCCCGAAGTTATTTTACTGGAAACGGATAATTCATCCATAAATTTGGGATACGGTGATGGAACATTACGTAGGACACAACAACGTCGTCAGTATCAAACTAATCAAATTATTCAAGAACGTTATTGGCAACAATATGTGGCCAGTGATGCATTTTACATACAGTGTTTAACTAAATGGgacaaaatgaataataacagTTCAACTCTAATGCAATACTGTTTGTTAGCAGATCAATTATATGAATGTTATGCAAATTTCCag CTTTACAAACTCAAGATTTCATTAAAATCTACACCATCAATGTTACAACCACCTCCACAATTAGTTCTAGCATATACTCAATACAAACAACTAACTAAACTGTCTAAATTAAACATGGCAGAATTAGATAATGTAACAACTGATATCAATGTCGAGATTTTTGTCGATTTGGAAAATggcattaataattatgatgatcGCCGTAATCAAATAACTTCTTCTGCTACAGTGCGCATGCGTGCTATAATTAGTATAGTTTCATCAGAACAAACAGTATCAGCAACACCATTAACTACTGAGGCTACTGAATATaacaatgaaaacaaaatattacaattggCTTCAGTAACTGGAATATTTCTACCAActagtaataaaaataccacCAAACCAAGTGATAACAATgctactttaaataaaaaatatgtagtaagaattttaagttcaaaattatGCCGTTCGACTCCACAAGGATCCATGATGTCACTTATGTTAAATGCTATAACAGATCAATGTTTAGACACAACAATGATAGATTTTG taACATATGTTCGCCGAGTGCAACAGGCTGCCGTTCAATCTTATAATTATGACAGCAGTAATAGTCATAAAGATAAACCTTCATCTGATGTCAGTGATAATTATTCAATGAAATTATTACTTGAAGCTCTTAACGAAGCATTTTGTGATAATCCTTCTAATGGCAATTGTTTATTAGATTATCAAATAGACAATGATGAAACATCTACTAAGAATACCACAAGTTTTATTCGATTTTTGTTGATTGATGGAGACGTAGTCACTGAAACTACACaacttaaatacatattaactattgaaaacaataaaaaactcCAAGAAAAATTACAAAGTTCATCAGATTTGGAAAATACTTATCAATTTGATACTAAAGAATCAGTTCCTATTATAGCATTACGTTCTGTTTATGATGATGAAAGTAGCGATAATTACTTGAATATTGATATCGATGATATAATTGAAACTGATAAAAACcctgttaaatataatagtgagttagctaaaattattaaaactgctACTATAAATGGCATGCGAAAATTGCGTAAAGACGTGTTAACACCAGTGTTGAATCGATATAATAAAGAATGGACACCTACTGATCCATATTTTTTGGCTTCTTCAAGTACGCCACCCCCATATCCTGCAATACTATAG
- the LOC132923952 gene encoding aromatic-L-amino-acid decarboxylase isoform X2, which yields MEFKQFKEFSTDMIDYVGNYLENIRDRKVLSSVKPGYLRPLLPTEAPNDPENWKDVMSDVEKLIMPGVTHWHSPRFHAYFPTANSYPAIVADILSDSIACIGFSWISSPACTELEVVMMDWLAKMIGLPEIFLASAGLGGGGVIQGTASEATLVALLGAKARILQIMKQSDPTLVDVDVVPKLVAYSSELSHSSVERAGLLGGVLLRALDTDGEHKLRGDTLRDAIAKDRADGLIPFFVVATLGTTSCCSFDRLDEIAEVGNAENIWVHVDAAYAGSSFVCPEYRHYMKGIELVDSFNFNPHKWLQVTFDCSAMWLRNPNYVINAFNVDPLYLKHELEGQMPDYRHWQIPLGRRFRSLKMWFVFRLIGVANLQKSIRKDINLALEFAKRLENDPNYELFNEVTMGLVCFRIKGSNEINEALLKEINERGKVYMVPSKVKGTFFLRMAICSRYTQIEDIDVTWNEVNEAGKTVLSKQ from the exons atggagTTCAAACAGTTCAAAGAATTTTCAACAGACATGATCGATTACGTGggaaattatttagaaaacattAGAGATCG GAAAGTATTGTCATCGGTAAAACCTGGTTACTTAAGACCACTTTTACCAACTGAGGCGCCTAATGATCCCGAAAACTGGAAAGATGTGATGTCGGACGTCGAAAAACTGATTATGCCAGGG GTTACTCATTGGCATTCTCCAAGATTTCACGCTTATTTCCCCACTGCAAACAGCTACCCGGCCATCGTTGCTGACATACTGAGTGATTCAATTGCTTGCATAGGATTTTCATGG ATATCAAGCCCAGCGTGTACTGAATTGGAAGTGGTCATGATGGATTGGTTGGCTAAAATGATAGGCTTACCAGAAATTTTCTTAGCCTCTGCTGGCCTGGGAGGAGGTGGAGTAATTCAG GGCACGGCCAGCGAAGCCACTTTGGTAGCGTTGCTGGGCGCCAAGGCGCGGATACTGCAGATCATGAAACAGTCGGATCCGACGCTCGTAGACGTGGACGTCGTGCCCAAGCTGGTCGCGTACTCGTCCGAACTGTCCCATTCGTCCGTGGAGCGCGCTGGCCTGCTGGGCGGCGTGTTGCTCCGCGCCCTGGACACGGACGGTGAGCATAAACTTCGCGGCGACACGTTGCGTGACGCCATCGCCAAGGACCGCGCGGACGGTCTGATCCCGTTCTTCGTGGTGGCGACTCTGGGCACTACCAGCTGCTGTTCGTTTGATCGCCTGGACGAGATCGCCGAGGTGGGCAATGCCGAGAACATTTGGGTGCACGTGGACGCCGCGTACGCTG GATCTTCATTTGTTTGTCCGGAATATCGTCATTATATGAAAGGAATAGAATTAGTCGATTCATTCAATTTCAATCCTCATAAGTGGCTGCAAGTTACTTTTGATTGTTCAGCaatg tGGCTAAGAAATCCAAATTACGTGATAAATGCTTTCAACGTAGATCCACTTTACTTGAAACACGAACTTGAAGGACAAATGCCAGATTATAGA cACTGGCAAATACCGTTGGGCCGCCGTTTTCGTTCGTTAAAAATGTGGTTCGTGTTCCGTCTAATTGGTGTCGCAAACCTCCAAAAGTCCATCAGAAAAGATATAAATCTTGCACTTGAATTTGCCAAACGATTGGAAAATGACCCTAACTATGAACTTTTCAATGAAGTCACTATGGGATTGGTGTGCTTCAGAATTAAG GGATCCAACGAAATCAACGAAGCGTTATTAAAAGAGATAAACGAACGAGGCAAAGTGTATATGGTCCCATCAAAAGTCAAAGGAACCTTTTTTTTGCGTATGGCTATTTGCTCGAGATACACACAGATTGAAGATATTGACGTGACATGGAACGAAGTTAACGAAGCCGGTAAAACCGTTTTGAGTAAACAATAG